In a genomic window of Seriola aureovittata isolate HTS-2021-v1 ecotype China chromosome 11, ASM2101889v1, whole genome shotgun sequence:
- the klf5b gene encoding Krueppel-like factor 5 isoform X1 has translation MAAAVRNNVWVAPGQDAQFLQKTTAPLAADGLRGEDHGQVLCNTRDAIPGTSSYHDYNLGKSDMDSYLSPHPQDIVNSKMLCRDGALMLEPPFSEDFASPYSVNMSLLLPDVTYLHPGLCRTMRQIKTEPSHSLMHPTCQGNGVPPTLPGVFSAADTASGNFFIKQEVPDFQDVPLFQLLNSDLEQLVHGSQLNSIPMVPLSLPNGNVHVGSAQNSAKHTSGPHGECFQFNQHLGHQQRPTYLPPSPPNSEPPSPDRGKELLSNLSPPPSYEASIASKLTFQTHNPIDPGQTSSLASIQSADQNSSVGFVQSPGAGPVQHSSLTPVPTTPGVGPLSPELAQSASVKYNRRNNPDLERRRIHHCDVPGCKKVYTKSSHLKAHLRTHTGEKPYRCSWEGCEWRFARSDELTRHFRKHTGAKPFQCGVCNRCFSRSDHLALHMKRHQR, from the exons ATGGCCGCTGCCGTAAGGAATAATGTTTGGGTTGCTCCGGGGCAGGACGCGCAGTTTCTCCAGAAAACCACCGCACCACTGGCAGCCGACGGTCTGAGAGGTGAAGATCATGGACAAGTGCTCTGTAACACGAGGGATGCCATCCCGGGAACTTCATCTTATCATGATTACAATTTG gGGAAATCAGATATGGACAGCTACCTGTCTCCCCACCCACAGGACATAGTAAATTCCAAAATGTTGTGCAGGGATGGCGCTCTGATGCTCGAGCCGCCCTTCAGCGAGGACTTTGCCTCCCCTTACAGCGTCAACATGAGCCTGCTCCTTCCTGACGTCACGTACCTGCACCCAGGCCTCTGCAGGACTATGAGGCAGATTAAAACAGAGCCGTCACACTCCCTGATGCACCCCACCTGTCAGGGCAACGGAGTGCCACCAACACTCCCAGGTGTTTTTAGCGCAGCTGATACAGCAAGTGGTAACTTTTTCATCAAGCAGGAAGTGCCAGATTTCCAGGATGTTCCCCTGTTTCAGCTTTTGAACTCTGATTTGGAGCAGCTCGTTCACGGGTCGCAGCTGAACTCCATCCCCATGGTCCCGTTAAGTCTTCCAAATGGGAACGTCCATGTAGGCTCAGCGCAGAATTCTGCTAAACACACAAGCGGTCCTCATGgtgaatgttttcagtttaatcaaCACTTAGGCCATCAGCAGAGACCTACCTATTTGCCACCTTCTCCGCCAAACTCCGAGCCCCCAAGTCCAGACAGGGGGAAGGAGCTCCTTAGCAATCTGTCCCCACCTCCCTCCTATGAAGCCAGCATCGCCTCTAAGTTAACTTTTCAGACCCATAATCCCATCGATCCAGGACAGACCTCCAGTTTAGCTTCAATCCAAAGTGCAGACCAAAATTCCAGTGTTGGATTCGTCCAAAGTCCAGGTGCTGGACCAGTCCAGCACTCAAGCCTGACACCTGTTCCGACGACACCGGGTGTTGGTCCGCTGTCCCCAGAGTTGGCCCAGTCAGCTTCGGTCAAGTACAATCGAAGGAATAACCCTGATCTGGAGAGACGGCGGATTCACCACTGTGATGTCCCAG gATGCAAGAAAGTATACACCAAGTCTTCTCATTTAAAAGCCCATCTACGGACCCATACAG GAGAGAAGCCTTACCGGTGCTCGTGGGAGGGATGTGAGTGGCGCTTCGCTCGTTCTGATGAGCTGACTCGCCATTTCAGGAAACACACGGGGGCAAAGCCTTTCCAGTGTGGAGTATGTAACCGCTGTTTCTCCCGCTCCGACCACCTGGCCCTCCACATGAAGAGACACCAGCGCTAG
- the klf5b gene encoding Krueppel-like factor 5 isoform X2: MDSYLSPHPQDIVNSKMLCRDGALMLEPPFSEDFASPYSVNMSLLLPDVTYLHPGLCRTMRQIKTEPSHSLMHPTCQGNGVPPTLPGVFSAADTASGNFFIKQEVPDFQDVPLFQLLNSDLEQLVHGSQLNSIPMVPLSLPNGNVHVGSAQNSAKHTSGPHGECFQFNQHLGHQQRPTYLPPSPPNSEPPSPDRGKELLSNLSPPPSYEASIASKLTFQTHNPIDPGQTSSLASIQSADQNSSVGFVQSPGAGPVQHSSLTPVPTTPGVGPLSPELAQSASVKYNRRNNPDLERRRIHHCDVPGCKKVYTKSSHLKAHLRTHTGEKPYRCSWEGCEWRFARSDELTRHFRKHTGAKPFQCGVCNRCFSRSDHLALHMKRHQR; encoded by the exons ATGGACAGCTACCTGTCTCCCCACCCACAGGACATAGTAAATTCCAAAATGTTGTGCAGGGATGGCGCTCTGATGCTCGAGCCGCCCTTCAGCGAGGACTTTGCCTCCCCTTACAGCGTCAACATGAGCCTGCTCCTTCCTGACGTCACGTACCTGCACCCAGGCCTCTGCAGGACTATGAGGCAGATTAAAACAGAGCCGTCACACTCCCTGATGCACCCCACCTGTCAGGGCAACGGAGTGCCACCAACACTCCCAGGTGTTTTTAGCGCAGCTGATACAGCAAGTGGTAACTTTTTCATCAAGCAGGAAGTGCCAGATTTCCAGGATGTTCCCCTGTTTCAGCTTTTGAACTCTGATTTGGAGCAGCTCGTTCACGGGTCGCAGCTGAACTCCATCCCCATGGTCCCGTTAAGTCTTCCAAATGGGAACGTCCATGTAGGCTCAGCGCAGAATTCTGCTAAACACACAAGCGGTCCTCATGgtgaatgttttcagtttaatcaaCACTTAGGCCATCAGCAGAGACCTACCTATTTGCCACCTTCTCCGCCAAACTCCGAGCCCCCAAGTCCAGACAGGGGGAAGGAGCTCCTTAGCAATCTGTCCCCACCTCCCTCCTATGAAGCCAGCATCGCCTCTAAGTTAACTTTTCAGACCCATAATCCCATCGATCCAGGACAGACCTCCAGTTTAGCTTCAATCCAAAGTGCAGACCAAAATTCCAGTGTTGGATTCGTCCAAAGTCCAGGTGCTGGACCAGTCCAGCACTCAAGCCTGACACCTGTTCCGACGACACCGGGTGTTGGTCCGCTGTCCCCAGAGTTGGCCCAGTCAGCTTCGGTCAAGTACAATCGAAGGAATAACCCTGATCTGGAGAGACGGCGGATTCACCACTGTGATGTCCCAG gATGCAAGAAAGTATACACCAAGTCTTCTCATTTAAAAGCCCATCTACGGACCCATACAG GAGAGAAGCCTTACCGGTGCTCGTGGGAGGGATGTGAGTGGCGCTTCGCTCGTTCTGATGAGCTGACTCGCCATTTCAGGAAACACACGGGGGCAAAGCCTTTCCAGTGTGGAGTATGTAACCGCTGTTTCTCCCGCTCCGACCACCTGGCCCTCCACATGAAGAGACACCAGCGCTAG